A portion of the Lolium rigidum isolate FL_2022 chromosome 1, APGP_CSIRO_Lrig_0.1, whole genome shotgun sequence genome contains these proteins:
- the LOC124684497 gene encoding nuclear transcription factor Y subunit C-4-like has translation MEQPQPTMGDVAGGSQVYPASAYPPAATVAPGVTPAGSHPTPPPLPPNPAQVSAENQLLYEQSQQFQQQLQQVWVKHLSEIEQASDFVNHTLPLVSIKEIMKADEDVCIIPDDVELVFSKICEMFVLELTLRSWMHAEENKRRTLQKNDISAAIARTDIYDFLVDIIPRDEMKEEVVGLPGAGQPALAEACQYYFPQEAQQQVHGAPMVYGGQQGQPVTYAYQDPQEQKQGPPAEQQSFDESG, from the coding sequence ATGGAACAGCCTCAGCCTACAATGGGTGATGTTGCTGGTGGATCACAAGTGTATCCTGCTTCAGCCTATCCACCTGCAGCAACAGTAGCTCCTGGTGTTACTCCAGCCGGTTCAcatccaacaccaccaccactccCTCCTAATCCAGCTCAGGTCAGTGCTGAGAACCAGCTTCTCTACGAGCAATCGCAGCAATTTCAGCAACAACTCCAGCAGGTCTGGGTGAAACATTTGTCGGAGATTGAGCAGGCCAGTGACTTCGTGAATCACACCCTGCCACTCGTCAGTATCAAGGAAATCATGAAGGCTGACGAGGATGTCTGCATCATCCCCGACGATGTTGAGCTGGTCTTCTCGAAAATCTGTGAGATGTTCGTGCTGGAGCTGACGCTGCGGTCGTGGATGCACGCCGAGGAGAACAAGCGCCGGACCTTGCAGAAGAATGATATATCTGCTGCTATAGCTAGGACTGACATCTACGACTTCCTGGTTGACATAATTCCCAGGGATGAGATGAAGGAGGAGGTAGTGGGGCTTCCGGGGGCAGGACAGCCGGCTCTGGCCGAGGCATGCCAGTATTACTTCCCGCAGGAGGCTCAGCAGCAGGTGCATGGTGCACCAATGGTGTATGGTGGGCAGCAGGGCCAGCCAGTGACATATGCGTATCAGGATCCTCAGGAACAGAAGCAAGGGCCTCCTGCAGAGCAGCAATCTTTTGATGAAAGTGGCTGA